A single window of Venturia canescens isolate UGA chromosome 3, ASM1945775v1, whole genome shotgun sequence DNA harbors:
- the LOC122407725 gene encoding uncharacterized protein YbjS codes for MATTTTNGRKPSVIVLGGCGFVGRHLVAYLVENQLVSSLRVVDKVPPQTAWLNKNLQNIFDNPIVDFRSANLINPVSCQNAFAGDTRLDYVFNCAGETKSGQTDPVYKEGIYKLSINCAQHAAKIGVERYVEISSGNLSSSEKAPHKEEDSCDPWTFVAKYKLQVEHDLKNIPGLKYTILRPAIIYGPGDRNGLAPRLVVGAVYKHLGEMMKLLWGADLHMNTVHVRDVARAMWHVAEREDTLGQIYNLVDEGDSTQGSISASVSELFNINHDYWGTTLSTFAKADMSSVVEEVNDKHMGPWAEACSQDGVENSPLSPYIDQELLYNKHLYLFPDKLPSKTGFTYSYPKLTKEALKEVLDDYATMKIFPHSLVL; via the exons ATGGCAACTACCACGACGAACGGCAGGAAGCCTAGCGTCATCGTTCTAGGGG GATGTGGCTTTGTGGGACGACACCTTGTGGCTTATCTTGTGGAAAATCAGCTGGTATCGTCACTGCGAGTCGTTGACAAAGTTCCTCCGCAAACTGCTTGGcttaataaaaatcttcagaaTATATTTGACAATCCTATCGTTGATTTTAGAAGCGCTAATCTTATCAATCCAg TATCGTGCCAAAACGCTTTTGCCGGCGATACTCGGCTAGATTATGTATTCAACTGTGCTGGAGAAACTAAGAGCGGCCAGACAGATCCTGTTTACAAGGAAGGTATTTACAAGTTAAGCATCAACTGTGCTCAACATGCTGCTAAAATTGGGGTTGAACGTTATGTTGAAATTTCATCGGGAAATTTGAGCTCATCTGAAAAAGCTCCGCACAAAGAAGAGGACTCATGCGACCCCTGGACTTTTGTGGCAAAATACAAACTCCAAGTGGAGcatgatttgaaaaatattccggGCCTTAAGTACACAATATTAAGACCCGCCATAATTTATGGTCCAGGAGATCGCAATGGTTTGG CTCCACGTTTGGTTGTTGGTGCTGTTTACAAGCATCTTggtgaaatgatgaaattgttATGGGGAGCGGATCTTCACATGAATACCGTTCACGTGAGGGATGTTGCTCGTGCAATGTGGCATGTCGCTGAGCGGGAGGACACGTTAGGCCAAATTTACAATCTCGTTGACGAGGGAGATTCGACCCAAGGTTCTATAAGCGCCTCGGTCTCGGAGCTCTTCAACATCAATCACGATTACTGGGGAACAACACTGTCTACTTTCGCAAAG GCTGACATGAGTTCTGTGGTAGAAGAAGTGAACGACAAGCATATGGGTCCATGGGCAGAAGCATGCAGCCAGGACGGAGTCGAAAATAGTCCGTTGTCGCCTTACATCGACCAGGAACTTCTTTATAATAAACACTTATACTTGTTTCCGGACAAATTACCAAGCAAAACGGGATTTACTTACTCGTATCCAAAACTTACCAAGGAGGCGCTCAAAGAG GTCCTCGATGATTATGCaactatgaaaatatttccacaTTCCTTAGTGCTCTGA
- the LOC122407726 gene encoding protogenin B-like isoform X1 — MAARVLLLGILFTEVLEPVCTAGVRGSSGVYSSKNGSKIEGSDLGLTKYSDFSLGIEPGGTVVLGKRGVTLSCQSSGNDQDISWLHNGVPAPPCGIARCGLLYNGSLHIYKKQNSQLSQKSKGRESFSSVSGKGSKKHEYRCVARVSSGGYLRSAPTIVQVAELSHNFKESPEDMTVGEGEIARFSCLIDSIPFPANITWQHNGETLNIDRNSTKYYFVRPGVLYISSTKLSDAGSYRCTAANDHIKKTKKSKEAKLTVNVASRTNEPAIPISLFPQISYTHRLMNGSNISLACAASGYPSTTVTWTFFPRYSDGPAVPRILLNSTKGIAILALENVSLSNAGIYSCSTKNSDIQNITIDIMVPPSFLKKPTSQSFPNGRTVRFKCQAQGTPTPKIYWLKDSANITTNGRRTTYEKEQNKMDLAISATVPSDSGIYQCVAVNAAGEIWAAGHLQVNTSRHSPAAPTSLKCHAPSPSKIFISWEPPKSLESTRITAYTVHYRPEDGGQEEISPPEPGNSTSVEVTKLLEPFTNYSFYVRVWNNHGASDQSATIVCSTAASVPKAVPKIRVEPLDSTKINASWEPLSSKEARGVIEEYKLQWRLDDQQAWRVHFLPATVRHYVITDLLPGARYHFRVLARTSQGWPNMSETQLGWTSVVLPPLETDKPKLRNFVYVQITRFNASTIKMSWNWKEKWQNHLPTLNHGDSWRIHSDYNNGDKLTVTLPINTTEYLFTSLETNVSYTMDLCMIDSGVEIDCLTETIESTQAISDNVPSALQASQISSTKILLTWEISNINEGQTYEICYQPVYEPDPERTQCIFVHDSKLVIIDQLKPFTMYQFKMRSVGNGTIQMEEFSDSIECYTSEDVPGKPEDVQWFIGNGTNAKIAWKQPTETNGVIQNYFVSYTSDLTESTLTWGNVTVPGNKTSVTLSDLLTGKRYDVMVQAATKAGYGRPSDPIFIITGGNSSPSKGPTKTDEQKPPQKTKPDQSLGIIIGVSISICCITVCLCSMYCRKKCENSRSLRESSQSQKSRALMRRSNGCCVERSATPVIQQMTPQIVRNEIELAELCASSPTSTNPQCDTKGGHPNGVLENCVKEPLLTPWNSSHDESKDLRITENPQCKQSGGSPVSNRQEPDSVLNITELTMMDCTLAGSDNSLNNNLGCRNASPRKTVPIAMPVLEPNG, encoded by the exons GTGTTAGAGGTTCGAGCGGAGTTTACAGCAGTAAAAATGGTTCAAAAATTGAAGGCTCCGATCTTGGTCTGACAAAATATTCCGACTTTAGTTTGGGCATTGAACCTGGAGGGACGGTTGTATTGGGGAAGCGAGGAGTCACTCTTAGTTGTCAATCGTCTGGAAATGATCAGGATATATCTTGGTTACACAATGGTGTACCTGCACCTCCTTGTGGAATTGCACGCTGCGGTTTATTATACAATGGCTCACTCCACATTTACAAA AAACAAAATTCGCAGTTGTCACAAAAATCAAAGGGACGCGAAAGTTTTTCATCGGTGTCTGGAAAAGGTTCGAAAAAACATGAATATAGATGCGTAGCACGAGTGAGTTCCGGAGGATACCTGCGATCAGCACCGACCATCGTTCAAGTGGCTG AGTTGTCGCATAATTTTAAGGAGTCGCCCGAAGATATGACAGTGGGAGAGGGAGAAATTGCTAGGTTTTCGTGTCTCATTGACAGCATACCATTTCCAGCGAATATAACGTGGCAGCATAACGGCGAGACTTTAAATATTGATCGTAATAGCACCAA ATATTATTTTGTACGGCCAGGTGTTCTTTACATAAGCTCAACGAAACTCTCCGATGCCGGTTCATATAG GTGTACTGCGGCAAATGATCATATAAAGAAAACCAAAAAGAGCAAAGAAGCAAAACTCACGGTAAACGTTGCAAGCCGAACAAATGAGCCGGCAATACCGATCTCACTGTTTCCCCAAATATCCTACACCCATCGACTGATGAATGGTTCGAATATTAGTCTAGCATGCGCAGCATCCGGGTACCCATCAACCACTGTCACGTGGACATTTTTTCCACGATATTCAG ACGGTCCCGCTGTACCGCGAATTCTATTGAATTCTACGAAGGGTATTGCCATTCTTGCATTAGAAAATGTGAGTCTTTCGAATGCGGGTATTTACTCGTgttcgacgaaaaattctgatatacaaaatattACCATTGACATTATGGTACCACcgagttttttgaaaaaaccgaCGAGCCAGAGCTTTCCTAATGGACGAACAGTGAGATTCAAATGTCAGGCGCAGGGAACTCCAACGCCAAAGATTTATTGGCTAAAGGATTCGGCAAATATTACGACGAATG gtcGACGAACGACATATGAGaaagaacaaaataaaatggatTTAGCAATATCGGCGACGGTTCCGTCAGATTCGGGTATTTATCAGTGCGTGGCGGTGAACGCAGCCGGTGAAATTTGGGCGGCTGGTCATTTACAAGTAAACACATCAAGACACAGCCCAGCAGCGCCGACTTCTCTCAAATGTCACGCTCCGTCACCTtctaaaatattcatttcctGGGAACCACCAAAGTCTTTGGAGTCTACTCGTATTACAGCGTATACCGTCCATTACAGGCCCGAag aTGGTGgtcaggaagaaatttctccacCGGAACCGGGCAATTCCACATCGGTAGAAGTCACGAAACTTCTCGAACCGTTTACTAATTATTCTTTCTACGTCAGAGTGTGGAATAATCACGGAGCAAGCGATCAGTCTGCCACAATCGTTTGTTCGACAGCGGCGAGTG TTCCCAAAGCTGTACCGAAAATACGGGTCGAGCCGCTCGACAGTACAAAAATCAATGCCAGTTGGGAACCTTTGTCAAGCAAAGAGGCTAGAGGAGTCATTGAAGAATACAAATTACAATGGAGACTTGACGATCAACAAGCCTGGCGAGTACACTTTTTGCCCGCAACCGTACGACACTACGTAATAACTGATTTGTTGCCCGGAGCTCGGTATCACTTTCGCGTGTTGGCTAGAACGAGCCAAGGATGGCCGAATATGAGTGAGACTCAGCTTGGCTGGACGAGCGTCGTTTTACCGCCTTTGGAAACCGACAAACCCAAGTTGAGAAATTTCGTATACGTTCAAATAACTCGCTTCAACGCTTCGACCATCAAAATGTCTTGGAATTGGAAAGAAAAGTGgcaaaatcacttgccaactTTGAATCATGGAGACTCATGGAGAATCCATAGTGACTATAATAATGGTGATAAACTTACCGTTACACTGCCGATAAATACTACAGAATATCTATTCACGAGTCTAG AAACTAATGTTTCGTACACAATGGATCTGTGTATGATCGATTCTGGTGTTGAGATAGATTGCCTGACTGAAACTATTGAATCGACTCAAGCCATTTCTG ATAATGTTCCAAGTGCCCTGCAAGCCTCGCAAATTTCATCGACAAAGATTCTTCTTACGTGGGAAATTTCTAATATCAACGAGGGACAAACTTATGAAATTTGTTATCAACCAGTGTACGAACCAGATCCTGAAAGAACTCAATGTATCTTTGT ACACGATAGTAAATTAGTAATAATCGATCAACTCAAGCCATTTACAATGTATCAATTCAAAATGCGAAGCGTGGGAAATGGTACAATCCAGATGGAAGAATTTAGCGATAGTATAGAGTGTTATACGAGCGAAGATGTTCCTGGAAAGCCCGAGGACGTACAATGGTTCATCGGCAATGGTACAAACGCAAAAATTGCCTGGAAACAACCGACCGAAACGAACGGCGtgattcaaaattattttgtttcgtaCACGAGTGATCTGACGGAATCGACGTTAACATGGGGCAACGTCACGGTACCGGGCAATAAAACTTCGGTTACTTTGTCAGATCTGCTCACTGGTAAACGTTACGACGTTATGGTTCAAGCCGCAACCAAAGCTGGATACGGACGACCCTCGGATCCGATATTCATTATTACAGGTGGAAACAGCAGTCCCTCGAAAGGTCCAACCAAAACGGACGAACAAAAACCACCCCAGAAAACCAAACCTGATCAGAGTCTCg GAATAATAATAGGTGTGAGCATTAGCATCTGTTGCATAACGGTATGTTTGTGCAGTATGTATTGTCGAAAGAAATGCGAAAATTCTCGTTCCTTAAGAGAAAGCTCACAATCGCAAAAGAGTCGAGCATTGATGAGAAGGAGCAATGGTTGTTGCGTCGAAAGGTCAGCGACTCCTGTTATTCAACAGATGACTCCTCAAATAGTTCGCAACGAAATTGAATTGGCTGAGCTTTGTGCTTCTTCTCCTACCTCAACTAATCCACAGTGCGACACTAAG GGCGGACACCCAAATGGCGTTCTCGAGAATTGCGTGAAAGAACCTCTTCTGACGCCCTGGAACTCTTCTCACGACGAATCGAAGGATCTACGAATCACGGAGAATCCACAG TGTAAACAGAGTGGTGGTAGTCCGGTTTCAAACAGACAAGAGCCCGATTCAGTTTTGAATATAACTGAGCTGACGATGATGGACTGTACGTTGGCAGGGAGTGACAACAGTTTGAACAACAATCTCGGTTGTCGGAATGCTTCGCCTCGTAAAACTGTACCGATAGCGATGCCTGTGCTTGAGCCCAACGGTTGA
- the LOC122407726 gene encoding protogenin B-like isoform X2, with translation MAARVLLLGILFTEVLEPVCTAGVRGSSGVYSSKNGSKIEGSDLGLTKYSDFSLGIEPGGTVVLGKRGVTLSCQSSGNDQDISWLHNGVPAPPCGIARCGLLYNGSLHIYKLSQKSKGRESFSSVSGKGSKKHEYRCVARVSSGGYLRSAPTIVQVAELSHNFKESPEDMTVGEGEIARFSCLIDSIPFPANITWQHNGETLNIDRNSTKYYFVRPGVLYISSTKLSDAGSYRCTAANDHIKKTKKSKEAKLTVNVASRTNEPAIPISLFPQISYTHRLMNGSNISLACAASGYPSTTVTWTFFPRYSDGPAVPRILLNSTKGIAILALENVSLSNAGIYSCSTKNSDIQNITIDIMVPPSFLKKPTSQSFPNGRTVRFKCQAQGTPTPKIYWLKDSANITTNGRRTTYEKEQNKMDLAISATVPSDSGIYQCVAVNAAGEIWAAGHLQVNTSRHSPAAPTSLKCHAPSPSKIFISWEPPKSLESTRITAYTVHYRPEDGGQEEISPPEPGNSTSVEVTKLLEPFTNYSFYVRVWNNHGASDQSATIVCSTAASVPKAVPKIRVEPLDSTKINASWEPLSSKEARGVIEEYKLQWRLDDQQAWRVHFLPATVRHYVITDLLPGARYHFRVLARTSQGWPNMSETQLGWTSVVLPPLETDKPKLRNFVYVQITRFNASTIKMSWNWKEKWQNHLPTLNHGDSWRIHSDYNNGDKLTVTLPINTTEYLFTSLETNVSYTMDLCMIDSGVEIDCLTETIESTQAISDNVPSALQASQISSTKILLTWEISNINEGQTYEICYQPVYEPDPERTQCIFVHDSKLVIIDQLKPFTMYQFKMRSVGNGTIQMEEFSDSIECYTSEDVPGKPEDVQWFIGNGTNAKIAWKQPTETNGVIQNYFVSYTSDLTESTLTWGNVTVPGNKTSVTLSDLLTGKRYDVMVQAATKAGYGRPSDPIFIITGGNSSPSKGPTKTDEQKPPQKTKPDQSLGIIIGVSISICCITVCLCSMYCRKKCENSRSLRESSQSQKSRALMRRSNGCCVERSATPVIQQMTPQIVRNEIELAELCASSPTSTNPQCDTKGGHPNGVLENCVKEPLLTPWNSSHDESKDLRITENPQCKQSGGSPVSNRQEPDSVLNITELTMMDCTLAGSDNSLNNNLGCRNASPRKTVPIAMPVLEPNG, from the exons GTGTTAGAGGTTCGAGCGGAGTTTACAGCAGTAAAAATGGTTCAAAAATTGAAGGCTCCGATCTTGGTCTGACAAAATATTCCGACTTTAGTTTGGGCATTGAACCTGGAGGGACGGTTGTATTGGGGAAGCGAGGAGTCACTCTTAGTTGTCAATCGTCTGGAAATGATCAGGATATATCTTGGTTACACAATGGTGTACCTGCACCTCCTTGTGGAATTGCACGCTGCGGTTTATTATACAATGGCTCACTCCACATTTACAAA TTGTCACAAAAATCAAAGGGACGCGAAAGTTTTTCATCGGTGTCTGGAAAAGGTTCGAAAAAACATGAATATAGATGCGTAGCACGAGTGAGTTCCGGAGGATACCTGCGATCAGCACCGACCATCGTTCAAGTGGCTG AGTTGTCGCATAATTTTAAGGAGTCGCCCGAAGATATGACAGTGGGAGAGGGAGAAATTGCTAGGTTTTCGTGTCTCATTGACAGCATACCATTTCCAGCGAATATAACGTGGCAGCATAACGGCGAGACTTTAAATATTGATCGTAATAGCACCAA ATATTATTTTGTACGGCCAGGTGTTCTTTACATAAGCTCAACGAAACTCTCCGATGCCGGTTCATATAG GTGTACTGCGGCAAATGATCATATAAAGAAAACCAAAAAGAGCAAAGAAGCAAAACTCACGGTAAACGTTGCAAGCCGAACAAATGAGCCGGCAATACCGATCTCACTGTTTCCCCAAATATCCTACACCCATCGACTGATGAATGGTTCGAATATTAGTCTAGCATGCGCAGCATCCGGGTACCCATCAACCACTGTCACGTGGACATTTTTTCCACGATATTCAG ACGGTCCCGCTGTACCGCGAATTCTATTGAATTCTACGAAGGGTATTGCCATTCTTGCATTAGAAAATGTGAGTCTTTCGAATGCGGGTATTTACTCGTgttcgacgaaaaattctgatatacaaaatattACCATTGACATTATGGTACCACcgagttttttgaaaaaaccgaCGAGCCAGAGCTTTCCTAATGGACGAACAGTGAGATTCAAATGTCAGGCGCAGGGAACTCCAACGCCAAAGATTTATTGGCTAAAGGATTCGGCAAATATTACGACGAATG gtcGACGAACGACATATGAGaaagaacaaaataaaatggatTTAGCAATATCGGCGACGGTTCCGTCAGATTCGGGTATTTATCAGTGCGTGGCGGTGAACGCAGCCGGTGAAATTTGGGCGGCTGGTCATTTACAAGTAAACACATCAAGACACAGCCCAGCAGCGCCGACTTCTCTCAAATGTCACGCTCCGTCACCTtctaaaatattcatttcctGGGAACCACCAAAGTCTTTGGAGTCTACTCGTATTACAGCGTATACCGTCCATTACAGGCCCGAag aTGGTGgtcaggaagaaatttctccacCGGAACCGGGCAATTCCACATCGGTAGAAGTCACGAAACTTCTCGAACCGTTTACTAATTATTCTTTCTACGTCAGAGTGTGGAATAATCACGGAGCAAGCGATCAGTCTGCCACAATCGTTTGTTCGACAGCGGCGAGTG TTCCCAAAGCTGTACCGAAAATACGGGTCGAGCCGCTCGACAGTACAAAAATCAATGCCAGTTGGGAACCTTTGTCAAGCAAAGAGGCTAGAGGAGTCATTGAAGAATACAAATTACAATGGAGACTTGACGATCAACAAGCCTGGCGAGTACACTTTTTGCCCGCAACCGTACGACACTACGTAATAACTGATTTGTTGCCCGGAGCTCGGTATCACTTTCGCGTGTTGGCTAGAACGAGCCAAGGATGGCCGAATATGAGTGAGACTCAGCTTGGCTGGACGAGCGTCGTTTTACCGCCTTTGGAAACCGACAAACCCAAGTTGAGAAATTTCGTATACGTTCAAATAACTCGCTTCAACGCTTCGACCATCAAAATGTCTTGGAATTGGAAAGAAAAGTGgcaaaatcacttgccaactTTGAATCATGGAGACTCATGGAGAATCCATAGTGACTATAATAATGGTGATAAACTTACCGTTACACTGCCGATAAATACTACAGAATATCTATTCACGAGTCTAG AAACTAATGTTTCGTACACAATGGATCTGTGTATGATCGATTCTGGTGTTGAGATAGATTGCCTGACTGAAACTATTGAATCGACTCAAGCCATTTCTG ATAATGTTCCAAGTGCCCTGCAAGCCTCGCAAATTTCATCGACAAAGATTCTTCTTACGTGGGAAATTTCTAATATCAACGAGGGACAAACTTATGAAATTTGTTATCAACCAGTGTACGAACCAGATCCTGAAAGAACTCAATGTATCTTTGT ACACGATAGTAAATTAGTAATAATCGATCAACTCAAGCCATTTACAATGTATCAATTCAAAATGCGAAGCGTGGGAAATGGTACAATCCAGATGGAAGAATTTAGCGATAGTATAGAGTGTTATACGAGCGAAGATGTTCCTGGAAAGCCCGAGGACGTACAATGGTTCATCGGCAATGGTACAAACGCAAAAATTGCCTGGAAACAACCGACCGAAACGAACGGCGtgattcaaaattattttgtttcgtaCACGAGTGATCTGACGGAATCGACGTTAACATGGGGCAACGTCACGGTACCGGGCAATAAAACTTCGGTTACTTTGTCAGATCTGCTCACTGGTAAACGTTACGACGTTATGGTTCAAGCCGCAACCAAAGCTGGATACGGACGACCCTCGGATCCGATATTCATTATTACAGGTGGAAACAGCAGTCCCTCGAAAGGTCCAACCAAAACGGACGAACAAAAACCACCCCAGAAAACCAAACCTGATCAGAGTCTCg GAATAATAATAGGTGTGAGCATTAGCATCTGTTGCATAACGGTATGTTTGTGCAGTATGTATTGTCGAAAGAAATGCGAAAATTCTCGTTCCTTAAGAGAAAGCTCACAATCGCAAAAGAGTCGAGCATTGATGAGAAGGAGCAATGGTTGTTGCGTCGAAAGGTCAGCGACTCCTGTTATTCAACAGATGACTCCTCAAATAGTTCGCAACGAAATTGAATTGGCTGAGCTTTGTGCTTCTTCTCCTACCTCAACTAATCCACAGTGCGACACTAAG GGCGGACACCCAAATGGCGTTCTCGAGAATTGCGTGAAAGAACCTCTTCTGACGCCCTGGAACTCTTCTCACGACGAATCGAAGGATCTACGAATCACGGAGAATCCACAG TGTAAACAGAGTGGTGGTAGTCCGGTTTCAAACAGACAAGAGCCCGATTCAGTTTTGAATATAACTGAGCTGACGATGATGGACTGTACGTTGGCAGGGAGTGACAACAGTTTGAACAACAATCTCGGTTGTCGGAATGCTTCGCCTCGTAAAACTGTACCGATAGCGATGCCTGTGCTTGAGCCCAACGGTTGA